The following are encoded together in the Citrobacter arsenatis genome:
- a CDS encoding putative T6SS immunity periplasmic lipoprotein, whose product MVKRAKRLINVTLLSYSPVFLTGCPGYGDRSFTDEETVVSMIGKNICFWVKDSEEYKPDIITITRRGAGFGNEKFMPNPPLILLDNKWCITPDFYTFPDGGQFIVTYTLGRCYSNDRPRSVVSGVDVSNDCIYNIHLTDLEIARPYSAMDK is encoded by the coding sequence TTGGTAAAAAGAGCTAAGAGGTTAATTAATGTAACTTTGCTGAGTTACAGTCCGGTATTTCTCACCGGGTGTCCAGGATATGGTGACAGATCGTTTACTGATGAAGAAACAGTGGTTAGCATGATTGGAAAAAATATCTGCTTCTGGGTGAAGGACTCTGAAGAATACAAACCAGATATCATTACGATTACTCGTAGAGGTGCTGGTTTTGGTAATGAAAAATTCATGCCAAACCCACCGCTCATTCTTCTTGATAATAAATGGTGCATAACACCCGATTTTTATACTTTTCCAGATGGTGGCCAGTTTATAGTTACGTATACGTTAGGGAGGTGTTATTCAAATGATAGGCCACGAAGTGTTGTTAGTGGAGTGGATGTCTCTAACGATTGTATTTATAACATCCATCTTACCGATCTGGAAATAGCGAGGCCTTATTCTGCGATGGATAAATGA
- a CDS encoding putative T6SS immunity periplasmic lipoprotein: protein MLLLDKEAVVSMVGENVCFWVYDSAKHKPSIITITQRGSEFGREKFTIDPPLILIDDKWCITPNFYIFPDKGQFIVSYSLPNDSLDGRPQRVVSGVEVSNGNVHNFHLTDMEIIRPYSEMDR, encoded by the coding sequence GTGTTACTTCTTGATAAGGAAGCTGTGGTTAGCATGGTTGGGGAAAATGTCTGTTTCTGGGTTTATGACTCTGCGAAACATAAACCCAGTATCATTACTATCACACAACGAGGATCTGAATTCGGAAGGGAAAAATTCACTATAGATCCACCATTGATATTGATTGACGATAAATGGTGTATTACTCCAAATTTTTATATTTTCCCAGATAAGGGGCAGTTTATCGTTTCCTATAGCCTACCAAATGATAGTTTAGATGGCCGACCGCAGCGCGTTGTTAGTGGTGTGGAAGTCTCTAATGGGAATGTCCACAATTTTCATCTTACCGATATGGAGATCATACGACCATATTCTGAGATGGATAGGTAA
- the tssH gene encoding type VI secretion system ATPase TssH — translation MEHQSAVLLRRLNPYCAQALEAAASLCQTRAHAEIAPEHWLLKLLEQGEGDITVIARRYEWDIDNLWQSLLTHLDAQPRCVKSRPQLSDALLSLMQQAWLCAATDENSQIRGVHLLMALVGKPSLLKCDGLWPLLSAGHTQLERLLPLLNMQSDERPERQQEAALAQVSPDDEPRPDLAQSTLSPALQGVLDKFTLDVTAKARAGDIDPVFGRDNEIRQMVDVLSRRRKNNPILVGEPGVGKTALVEGLALRIAEGNVPDSLKTVTLRTLDLGLLQAGAEVKGEFEQRLKNIIDAVQQSPTPVLLFIDEAHTIIGAGNQAGGADAANLLKPALARGELRTIAATTWSEYKQYFERDAALERRFQMVKVDEPDDDTACLMLRGLKSRYAEHHGVHITDEAVKAAVTLSRRYLTGRQLPDKAVDLLDTAGARVRMSLDTVPEPLTRLKSEITALEIEKQALLADLAVGNGQHGERLATIEQRENRLLVELYERETQYGQELTLTEQLLASRSDISRQAETVELQQQLSMLQQGHPLLFPDVDARTVATVIADWTGVPLSSLMKDSQADLLTLETQMGERVVGQDYALNTIAQRLRASKTGLTPENGPQGVFLLTGPSGTGKTETALALADILFGGEKSLITINLSEYQEPHTVSQLKGSPPGYVGYGQGGILTEAVRKRPYSVVLLDEVEKAHRDVMNLFYQVFDRGFMRDGEGREIDFRNTVILMTSNLGGDSVMQMLEEQPETTESELHELLRPLLRDHFQPALLARFQTVIYHPLSEPALRTIVQMKLDQVSQRLLRHYGITTTISESLFDVLTTACLLPDTGARNIDSLLNQQILPVLSQQLLTYLSRQQKPHSLILSWDEFKGIIMEFESAK, via the coding sequence ATGGAACACCAGTCAGCAGTGTTATTACGACGTCTCAACCCCTATTGTGCCCAGGCCCTTGAAGCGGCGGCATCGTTATGTCAGACGCGAGCACATGCAGAAATCGCTCCCGAGCACTGGTTACTAAAGCTGTTGGAGCAGGGGGAGGGCGATATTACTGTCATTGCTCGTCGTTATGAATGGGATATCGACAATCTCTGGCAATCGCTGCTGACGCATCTGGATGCTCAGCCTCGTTGCGTGAAAAGCCGCCCGCAGTTGTCTGATGCGCTCCTTTCTTTAATGCAACAAGCGTGGCTATGTGCCGCAACGGATGAAAATTCGCAGATACGTGGTGTGCATCTACTGATGGCGCTGGTAGGAAAGCCTTCGCTACTGAAGTGTGATGGCCTGTGGCCTCTTCTGAGCGCCGGACATACTCAACTGGAACGCCTCCTGCCGCTATTAAATATGCAGTCGGATGAACGTCCTGAGAGACAGCAAGAAGCCGCTCTGGCACAGGTTTCTCCTGATGATGAACCGCGTCCTGACCTGGCTCAGTCGACATTGTCGCCAGCATTACAAGGCGTGCTCGATAAATTTACGCTGGACGTGACCGCGAAAGCGCGTGCCGGCGATATTGACCCGGTATTTGGTCGCGATAATGAAATCCGTCAAATGGTGGATGTGTTGTCCCGTCGGCGAAAAAACAATCCCATTCTGGTCGGGGAACCCGGCGTCGGCAAAACCGCTCTGGTGGAAGGTCTGGCGCTGCGTATTGCTGAAGGTAACGTGCCGGATAGCCTGAAAACAGTAACATTACGCACGCTAGATCTTGGGCTGTTACAAGCAGGTGCCGAGGTGAAAGGTGAGTTTGAGCAGCGGTTAAAAAATATCATTGATGCCGTTCAGCAATCGCCAACGCCTGTTCTGCTCTTTATCGATGAAGCACATACCATCATCGGGGCTGGTAACCAGGCGGGGGGGGCAGACGCAGCCAACCTGCTAAAACCTGCTCTGGCCAGAGGTGAACTACGAACTATCGCGGCGACCACATGGAGCGAATATAAACAGTATTTTGAGCGTGATGCTGCGCTGGAACGGCGTTTTCAGATGGTTAAAGTTGATGAGCCGGATGATGACACTGCCTGTTTAATGCTGCGTGGTCTGAAATCACGCTATGCAGAGCATCATGGTGTTCACATCACCGACGAAGCGGTGAAAGCCGCCGTTACGCTCTCTCGCCGTTATCTTACTGGCCGGCAATTACCTGACAAAGCCGTCGACCTGTTGGATACCGCAGGTGCAAGAGTGCGGATGAGCCTTGATACCGTTCCTGAACCACTGACGCGTTTGAAGTCAGAGATCACCGCGCTTGAAATTGAAAAGCAGGCGTTGCTTGCAGATCTCGCGGTAGGAAATGGTCAGCATGGTGAAAGGCTGGCCACCATTGAACAGCGGGAAAATCGTCTGCTAGTCGAACTGTATGAACGCGAAACCCAATACGGTCAGGAATTAACGCTCACTGAGCAACTGCTGGCCAGCCGCAGTGACATTTCTCGTCAGGCGGAAACGGTTGAGTTGCAGCAGCAGCTAAGTATGCTTCAGCAGGGCCATCCTTTGCTGTTTCCGGATGTAGACGCGCGCACCGTTGCTACGGTAATCGCCGACTGGACCGGTGTACCATTGTCATCATTAATGAAGGACTCCCAGGCAGACTTGCTGACGCTTGAAACCCAGATGGGAGAACGTGTTGTCGGGCAGGATTATGCGTTGAATACTATCGCACAGCGGCTGCGGGCATCAAAAACAGGACTTACGCCGGAAAACGGCCCACAGGGTGTGTTCCTGCTTACTGGACCAAGTGGAACCGGCAAAACGGAGACGGCGCTGGCTCTGGCTGACATTCTGTTTGGCGGTGAAAAATCGTTGATTACGATTAATCTGTCTGAATATCAGGAGCCGCACACCGTGAGCCAGCTAAAAGGCTCACCTCCGGGATATGTGGGTTATGGTCAGGGAGGGATCCTGACCGAGGCGGTGCGAAAACGCCCCTATAGCGTGGTACTGTTGGACGAAGTAGAAAAAGCGCATCGCGACGTCATGAATCTGTTTTACCAGGTATTTGACCGTGGTTTCATGCGTGACGGCGAAGGCCGTGAAATTGATTTTCGCAATACCGTTATTTTGATGACCTCCAATCTTGGCGGCGACTCTGTAATGCAGATGCTGGAAGAACAGCCGGAAACCACAGAGTCTGAGTTGCACGAACTGCTGCGCCCACTTTTGCGCGATCACTTCCAGCCAGCACTACTGGCCCGCTTTCAGACGGTTATCTACCATCCGCTCAGTGAACCTGCGTTACGTACGATTGTACAAATGAAACTGGATCAGGTTAGCCAGCGACTACTGCGTCACTACGGCATCACCACGACGATATCCGAGAGCCTTTTTGATGTTCTCACAACAGCCTGTCTGCTACCGGATACGGGGGCGAGGAATATTGATAGTCTGCTCAACCAACAAATCTTGCCTGTGCTTAGCCAGCAGTTGTTAACGTATCTTTCCCGGCAGCAAAAACCACACTCTCTGATCCTTAGCTGGGATGAGTTCAAGGGCATCATAATGGAGTTTGAGAGTGCCAAATAA